The Jaculus jaculus isolate mJacJac1 chromosome 1, mJacJac1.mat.Y.cur, whole genome shotgun sequence nucleotide sequence AAGGTGCATGGTCACGTACCAGAGCCCATGGCTGATGAAACAGAGCATGGGCTGGATTCATTTACAGCAGGCTACTCGGCAGGCATCCTTGTGTAGTATGTGTACGTGTATAtgtgtaaaatgtctcccatagtctcatgtgtttgaatactcatTCCTTAGTTGGTGGCATTTTCAGAAAGGTTATGGAGTatttaggaggtagaaccttactggaaggtgtgcatcactaggGTTGGACTTTGGTATGCCATAGCCTAGCTAGCTGTACATGCTGTTCTCCAGCTTATGTGATGGCGTGACTTTGGTTTCCGGCTGTTCTTGGCTCGGCATAATGGACtataccctctggaactgtaagctgaaataaatcttttcatgTCATATGCTGCTTCTTAGTTGGGTATTTTATCCTAACAACGAGAAAGTAACTGGAACCTGGTTTGTGGGAGGATTTGGAACTTTGTGCTAGAGAATCCTTACAATATTGTAAGCAGAGCTCAATGGGCCATCATAGTAGGAGTTTGGAACAACAGAAGGCCAGAGAAATGTGGACTGTGGAAGGAAGTTCAGATCACAAGGCTCCAAGGGGGAGCAAGGAATCTATGGGAAACTGGACTAGAGGCATTCTGTATGATTGTCTGACAAAGAAACTGGCTGCATCAGGCTCATATCCTGAGAACTTAAAGTTGTCTTTAAATATAAGGAACTAATGTATTTGACcaaggaaattttaattttaaggcaGAAAAAAACATTGATTCTGTGACaaggatttttaaattaattaatttatttacaaggagagagaagagaaagagagagacagagacagagagagagagagaatgggcccaccagggcctctagccactgcaaacgaactccaaatgcttgtgctcattgtgcatctgggttatgtgagtcctggggaattgaacctgggtcctttggctttgtaggtaaatgctttaaccactaagcatacctctccagccattaaaaaattttttttgttcattttttattatttatttgagagtgacagagagagaatgaggcagatagagagagagagagagaatgggcatgccagggcttccagccactgcaaatgaactccagacgagtgtggctcctcgtgcatctggctaatgtgggtcctggggaattgagcctcgaatgggggtccttaggtttcacaggcaagtgcttaaccactaagccatctctccagccagttttttttttttttaatttgtgacaAGGGTTTTATTTGGTACTTCGATTCAGATCTATGTTACAAGAGAACAAAACAGAGATGAAtgatatgaaaaattaaaaaaaaatgttccaaaagAATGTTAGCAAATATAAATCCCTAGCACAGAAATTGCAGCCTTCCTGTCTATAATTGTTAAAGAGGTTCCCATCATTAATGATAAGCCAACTTCTCTGCACTGGGATAATAGGAAGGCTGCCCAGCCACAACTGACTGGAGGCTCAAGATGGGAAAAGGGCAGGTTCTTTTGAAAAGCAAAGGCCTGAGGGCAGAATGTTGGAGGggatctcagcttcccaaggccTGCCTGGTACAGCCTTGGTCCAAGACCAGGCTTCATTCCAACCTCACAGCAGAGCTTAGAAGTGTTGTCCATGTGGTTCTGGTTTTAGATACATGAAAGGTATGATGGAGGCAAGATAAAGTATGTGAGGCAGGGCCAAAGTCCCTGCAAGGAAACTCAGTCGGGCAACAGCATGAAGCTATAAAAGTGACCTCTAACTTGCAGTGAAGAACCAAAAATGTTGGAGATGACAAAGCCCTAaagccttttggagcccagatgatttcatcatgagttccagaaactgggcatggaaggaaaggatttgatGTCAGTCCAGTTGGGTTTTGATCTTGCTTTGCTCCAATTTTCCCTTGCCATGCCTCTATTTCCTGTTTGTAATGATAACACTCATTTTGTGCCAtggtatgttggaagtatgtagcTTGTATGTTGATATTACAGGGATCACTGTTAAGAAACTGCtttgagactttggacttttgaatcaTAAACTGAAACATTTGAGCCAGCAAACagatgggaacttttaaagttgaaatgAATGAATTAGGCATCCTGAGATGACCATGAGTTTATGGGTTCCAAAGGGAGAATGAAGAACTTTCCATGTACAATGTACCCCACATattcatgtgtttaaacacttaaTCCTCAGTAGTAGACACTGCTTGATTggggaacttttaggaggtggagtttTGCTGGAAAAAGTTTGTTACTGGGGGTGGCCCTTGAGGTCTCATTCTGATTATTTTTGTGCTACTTCTGCTTTACTGATATGGTGGACATCAGATTCTTGTTCCTGTCATGATTTCCCCAACATAATGGATGCTACTTTCTAGAACTGTAAGTGGAAATAatctcttttcttccataagctgcttctagttgggtattttgccccagcaatgagaaagtaactgatgttGCAGGCCAAACAATTGGTAGTATCATTGTAGTATATGAAACATTGTCCAGAATATAAGTTGGCTATAATAAAatctaagtatatttttaaattttgaatatattttctgaCTTCAATCAGATAAAAccagaaaacaataacaaaaaaaatctttggaaactaagaaaatacctGGATATTAAATGACATACTCCTCAACAATCAATGGATCAATAGAGAAagtaagaataaaatttaaaactttctcaaataaaaaaataaattaaaaatggggtggggggctgaagagatgacttagtgattaaggcacttgctgtgaagcccaaggacccaagtttaattctccaggccccacataaaccatacgcacaaggtgatgcaagcatctggagtttgtttgcagtggctagaggccctggtgcacacatcctctcactcttttttttctctctctctctttccctctttctcagtttcaaatttaaaaaaaaaaaactttcttgaaaaaataatagAAGCACAGCAAGTCAAAGTCTATAGGCTATAGAATAAGTAACATAAATAGGGCATTTACCAAAAGCAAATCAAAAGGATAAAGTGCTCAAATAAACAGTGCTGTTGGACCGGAAGGAAACAGACAAATAAGAACCCAAACTCAAGCTTAGAAGAGGAGACGTGATAGAAAAGTCAcagcaaagctgggtgtggtggtgacaccttcaatcctagcacatgggaggcagagacagaagtatCTGTGAGATCACGACCAGCCTGGGGACATGGagggccaggccagcctgggctacagtgagactgtaccttggaaacagcaacaacagcaaaGTCACAGCAGAGCAAAACCACAAAAGAGAAGTTtataaaaaaattgataaatgaaAAAGTTCTCTTTTGttcaaacaaacatacaaaattgACAAACTCTTAGCTAGACTAGGAAAAATAGAAGCCTCAATGCCAgagacaacaacaataataataatgagacaTTACAGTATATACCAAAGAAATACAAAGTTCAATTATAGATTATCATAAACAACTATATGCCGAAAATTGATAAACCAGAAGAAATAGACAATCCATGGATACATATACATTAGCAAtactgaataataaataaaaacctgagGCTTAGAAGAGAGCTTAGTATTGAACGTGCTTCATTGCAAGcaggagtttgatccccagtgcacAAGtgagaaaagctgggtgtggtggcaattGTTTGCAATCCCAGTGCAGGGAATGTTTTAGGAGTCCAGGGGGCGGGGAGGATCTTTCTCCTGGCCTGTAAATCCCAATTTTTAGATCCTTGCCCATTCCAAAATAGAATTGAGGAAACAGATTCTGGATTCTGAAAAGGTtaaattataaggtttatttgGAGAAAATTGAGATCCGTGGAAAGGCTAGGATGGTGAAGAGGGTTTCCATAAAAATCAGAGAAGGGACAGAGCTTAAAGCAACACACATACTCACGTGAGTAGTAGAGCAAAAGAATGTAAAGGCTTCTTCTTTCTCATTAGGGAAGAAGAGAACCAAAAGATCAATCAGCAAAGGTCCCATAGCTTTAAAGAGTaacaaaaggagaaggaagaaaagtccATACCAGCTTGGCTGCTAGGACTGGGGAAAGCCTTACTAGGACAGGGACCTGAAGATTCAGGCAAGGATAAAAGAACAATTAGGCAAGACCACTTGCCCACTTGGTATGTCTTTGTATAGCTTATTGGCCCGGGTGTTTATTGCCAGGCTCAGGTAAGCCTAGTCCAAGAAGAGCTAGCATACCTAAGCATGTTATACTGAAGTAAGAGGGTGCTGCTGGTAAAGGGTGATACTGGATCAGGCTGAATTCCAGTCTTGTCAAAGCTGGTGGGGCCCTTGTCTCTGACGACCTATTAAAAAATGAACTACCTGCTTCTATTTCTTCCTCAGGAAGATGAAGACAGTTGAATCCCTGGGTCAGCCATTTCAGCTTAAAATCAAAACACCTTACATTTAACTCTAAAGTAATTGCTAGTTTTGTTGgtccatttattcatttatgtatgtatgtatgcatgcatgtagtgtgtgtgtgtgtgtgtgtgtgcgcacatgcgtgTGAGtgtttgggcataccagggtctcacGCCACTGCAAACAtttgccagatgcttgcacccctttttacgtctggctttatgtgtgcagctgggaaattgaacttgtgcCAGTGAgctcaaacaagcacctttaaccatggaaccacCTATCCAGTCCCAAATAGTGTTATTAAAAGGCCAAAAGATAGCCCATATTGGTGGAAAACAGAGTttcctcaaaaatattaaatcaaGTCTTGATTTATCTGTAATTAGGTGATACAAGAGAGAAGTTTCTAGATATCAATGAAAACATTAGCTAGAATGGCATCAGGATGAATTCCCTGATGAATTTCTGATAGGATTGTCATTGTATGGCTCCTTCGAACACCTTCTATCATCTCAGATGTTTATAGAATGCTGTTTATTTTCTCTTGAAATCTATGGAAATAAAGACACTTTGTgttatttcacatttaaactcAGGGAGGATACAAACCTTGACAGCTTTTCTGGAGAGAGTGGTTAACTTTTTCATAGGACTTCGGGTGTATTTTACTGTGACAACTGGAGCTAGGGCAAAAAATATCTTGATCCTTTTAGCTAGTTCTGGATTTGTAGAGAACGCTATGAAAGCTGAAAGAGAAGAAGACATTGGTCACAGACTTACAGCAAGTATTTCCTCACTGCAAATGACTGTAAAGATCCttactatgttaaaaaaaaaacaaaccaaaaatgtaTGTACCAGTTATGggaaggaattttaaaatttcttaaagaTGAAATTGAGTAATTTTTAAACTAAGGTGTAGCATCTCTGAGGAGTGTCAATCTGCTTGTGCAGAGTGTTGGAGGGAGTGCAGACATCTTCTGTGGACCATGTCTAATTAAAGCCGAAGACCACTCCAGCTTAATCTTGCTGTCATAAGAAATTGGCCTATAGTCTTAGCTTTGAAACCGCTGTGTAAAAATTTTCTCCCCTATAGGAAAGGCAGTCCCTTCAATCTGTAAATGAGGACAATTGGATCCTTAAAGCAtgatatatatattacatgtcTGTTACTTGGCGTtaccatttaaaaaatgattctaaTTCATAATCTGTGAGATAAAAACATAATGGTCTCAGGTGTGTTCGGTTTTTATAAGAGAAACAATGGTGAGAGACCTGGGGTtactcctagctctgcctccatgGTCCCACACACATGGAGCCTATCGCAATGCCTCCCCACAGCCAAAAGTCATATCGTATACAATCACTATTTCATAAGTGtccactttgtttttaatttcccttCGAGACAAAAATAGATACATTTACCTTTGCTTCAGAAAATAACATGGTGTCTCACAATGCTCACTGagcacacaaatgaataaaatgggcATTCATTCTCTTTAAGGGTCTATCATTCTACAACTTAAGTGTTGAAGTGGAATTTTTTATTGTAATCTCTAACTACTCTTCAGAAACTAGCAAGAGACAATGGTTTCTCAAAGCCCCAAACTAGAGACCATGGACAAAATATGAAGTGACCCCTCCCATAAATATGGGAGAAACTCCCCCGACATTGTAGGCTTACATCTGTCCCAAACACACCTATGGTGGTGCCTTGTGAGTGCCCTACATAGTAGAGTTGCTCCTGTCCAGTTTTCTCTATGATTAAGTTGATTGTTGCTGGAAGATCATATTTAGCCATCTCATCCAAACtgccaaagcaaaagaaaaaaaattgggaaaaaacaaaacatgtcacTGTTAGACTTACAATGCTTAAAACCATTCCTTGCATCAGACAGCAATAACTCtgctttgatatatatataacaatagaATTAATATACTATGTATCTGGTAAGCTTTTCAGATGTCACTCTCATTACAAGATATAACACTTAGAAAACTGGAATCAAAAATAGTGTGACTTGCAAAGGTCTACTAATGATTTCCTTGTAAGCCTGGTCATATTTCTTTAATTCCATAGCAGATATACCAAAGTCctctggaaagaaaacaaaaaaaagaataaacatttatttaacatgttcaccttaaaaaataaaaataagatggaataACGCAGCAAACAGACTTTCAGATGCCAACCCAGACTGTACTGAATCAGAATTCGCAGGGCAGAGCCTTGGCAATGTGTACATTATGAATAGCCTAGGGTGTTGTGGATGCTGTGCACACTCTGGGAATCATCTGCAAAAGCTCAATGACACAACTGAACTGGGGTGTGCAATTAGGAAATCACAGGTGACTtccagaaaggaaggcaggagggcCCTGGGACAAATGACTCCAGCCGCCTCTCTGTGGGGCTCTTCCCCCCTCTGCACAGGCTTGTCTCTACAACAAAACAGGTTAGCATTCTAAAAGCAACCCCAGGCACTATTTCTGACAAGGAGGTGCTATTCAGCCATTCTGTGATCCCCGCAGATAAATCCACCCTTCACCCAATCCCACTCTACCATATCAGTGAGGAAATGATGTAAAGAACAAGCATCTATGGGTTGACTTGGCTGAGGGTTTGCTCAGTGTGCAATAGCTTTTCAGTTTCAGGAGATCCTGTTGCCTCGTTCACCTTACTCCTCAGTGTCTGATTCGTTGATCTAATGGGGGAAGTCTGTCCTATTCCTCTGTcttctcacttttttcttttgttgtttcagagttttaggaCTTACACTAAGGTCTTTGATATATTTTGGGTTGACTTATGCAAGGTAAAATGGAAGGGTTTAGATTTCTTCTTCCACACATAGtgtttttccagtttttccaggaccatttgttgaaggtgttGCCTTTTCTCCATTGTGTGTTATTTGAACTCTTTGTCAAAACTCAGGTGGCTGAAATAATGTCAACTCATACCTAGATCTTCTGTTCTATGTgtctgatctatatgtctgttttgtgccagcaatatgCTCTTTTTATCACTTTGACCTTGAGCATACATAATGGGAGGAAACCTTTGACaaagaattaatatctagaatatataaaaaactcaaaaatttatgtaataaaatcaatcaataagCCCAGTTAAAAATGGGGTAAAACTTTTCTAGCTATGCATCTCACataggtttaatatctagaatatacaaataactcaagaaAGTTAGCAAgggcatggtgtggtggtgcacatctttaatcctagcactcaggaggcaaacgtaggaggatcactgtgagtttgaggccaagctgagaccacatagttaattccaggtcagcctgagctagggtgagacactacctcaaaaacaaacaaacaaaaacaaaagttctcaaggaactaaacagagaattataaaaggaaaaatacaagCAGCCAACAGATATCCAAAAAGTATTCGACATCTTTAgtcactagggaaatgcaaatcaaaactatttGAGATATCATCTCCCTGTATCAGAATGACttatcaaaaactcaaatgacaacaaatgctatgAGGTGTGGGAAAGAAAGAATCCTTCTTCACAGTTCGTGGGAGTGTAAACCAATACAGCCagtagaaatcagtatggaggtttctcgaAATCCTAAAAATAattctaccatttgatccagctattgCACTCCCAAACATAGACCCTGAAGACTACCCTGTACTATAGAGTCTGTTGTGGCTGTATTCCCAATAGCTAGGAAAAGGAATCAGTCCAGATGCTCATTGATTGATGAATGGATCATGaaaatgtaatacatatatacagtggagttctatttagtgttaatgaaaattaaactttaaaattaagatgaaattttcaggaaaatagatggatctggaaaaaattatgctaagtgaggtaactcaggtccAGAAAGAAACATGttctatgttctctttcatatttcCCTGATAGTGAGAAATAGTTAGATATTTTTGTATGTTATAGTAAACGTCAGTACTAGTGGTCCAGAAGATTAAGTGGCACATGGAGAGGATAATTTGGGAGGAATTAGGggaaaagcaaaatacacaagATTTACATAAAGAGGGCGGAATGGGGAAATGATGGTAGAccttgaggagactcaaaactcattgaaATAGAAAGTAAGAGGCTGTATAGAGCTCAACACCCAAGGATAATTCAACTGTGCCCTTCAAGGTTCAGGACTGGAAAGAAGGGCCACAGGGCATGTAGGAGAATTGTGCGACACTCTCTTGCCAACATGAATCATCTCATCCATTCGTGACACTGATGGTTGCCAATACCCTCACAAACCTGGCACCATGCTGAGCCCATAAACACTGTGGCATGGAAGATAAAAAGAATGATAAAAAGAATGAGGAAACAGGATACAGTAGTGAATACCTTGAAGTAGAAGAGTCCTTGTTGCGGTCACCttcatgttactggcacaaagaacctgaccaaaagtagtttacaggaggaaagtgtttagtttggcttatagacttgaggggaagctccatgatggcaggggaaactgtggcatgagaaaaggctgaacatcacctcctggccaacatctggtagacaacagcagcaggagagtgtgtcaaatactagcaaggggaagcaggCACGTAACACTCATAAGTCTGcctccaacaacatacctccttcaGGAgggtccaattcccaaattgccattagctggagaTCAAGCATTCAATACATATTAGTTTGTGGGGACACCTTAATCAGACCATTACATTCCTCAAGGAAGGTAGTGAGGGAAGGGAACAAAAAGTAAGATTAAGAGATGGGAACACAATAAAGTTATTGTATgtccatgtattaaaattctcagtaattaaaaaaaaaaacactaaaagagACAAGCAGTAATAAAGAGGACATTTCTTCAGACATTGAAAAGAAAGCCTGGATAAAGGAAGCTTTTTCCTCTTTGTGGAATTTATTATGTGCAGTtagacagaaaggagaaaatcAACAAGTGTTTATGCTTGTAAATGAGAAAAGTGCTTTATTTATTAGGAAGGTTCTCCTTACCTGAAGGCCCAGTATTCAGCAGATGTGGGTGACAATATAAGGTGCTTTCTGGACCAGGTATTTCCTCGGCTATTTCCTAACCACACATCATAACCATTATCAGCCAGAAGGAAGGCCAGGCTATTGTTTGGCAGGTTGCAAATCCAGTTACCGGCAGATGCAATTAAGCCATGTTGCAGATACACAACAGGCTTTGGAGCTGAAAAAATGCATACAATAAGGACTTCAGGTCTGAATTTATTCAATgtcaaaatgaaaattttcttttctgatttcttgtGGCATAGAAGAGGTTAAAAGTTGTAATTTTGTATCAGGCAAACCTTGGATGTAGTCTTTTAGGAACAATTTTCTTGGAAAAGTATCATATCTTCTTTATGtcctatttttctcatttattagaTGGAGAGTATATATAATGCATTATACTGCATAGATATTAGTGTTATAtttattatgataaaaatatattgtgtgtgcatgtgtttatttaGGTTAAGTTGCTTACATGTTACAGAGTAAAAGCAAGTACTGTCTATAAGGTGATTATAAGAATTCAAGGATAAATATGCTAAAAGACTTTCTAGCAAAATAGATATTAGCTCTACTATATTCACTCATAGCATTTTATCTCATAAGAAGCATCTTATTAAAAAACTTTAAGGTTTACCCCAAATAACAAAAATGGACAATaaactttttttggtttaattATCATTAAATTCCaggagatgtatatatatatatatatatgtatgtatgcatatatgaccAAAAGTGGagaaccagccaggtgtggtggcacacgcctttaattccagaacttgggaggccaaagtaggaggtttgctgtgagtttgagactaccctgagactgcatagtgaatcccaggtcagtctggcctaaagtgagaccctacctcaaaaaaatggagAATTGGAATACTATAACCTGAAGAAAGAGACattggaaaagaaggaagagagagataagtGAGTAGTCTTTCCTTTTAAGCAGTTGATGATACTGTGTTGGTACCTCAAGGCCCTGTTTCAGACCCCTTTGAGGGTTAGACTCCATTGTGAGAGTGAGTAGACTCACTGAACTTTCGAACACTCAGCGTCTGGACAAAGAGGGAAGAACATATGTTCCTAGGCTTGCCCTGCCAAGATGGACTTTTTCCCTCTCAGGCTAGTGCCTCCCTTGGTCTTGAGACCTCAGGCAGTTTCTCGTTGTGCTGATGTCTACCTGACACCTTTTTGCAGCTACTTAGATATGATAATGTACAGTTCAGGGAGACTGAAAACATTTAATGACTTAAAATATGCCCATGAGTATTTGCCAAGGAAATAAAGTTACTATAGGAGATGAGTGGCTCTGTTAGGCCAACAACTCCACTCcatttctgtctcttaaaaaacaaacaacaacaaaacttgacACTTTTATAGTTCTTTCGCATCTTCAAAATGGCAAAATAACCttagaaatgagagagaaaagtaaATTGTTTTTGCCAAGTGGATCACACTTGTTTCCTACAGATAATAAGCAACTAGGAAGAACTCGTCCATGAAGTTTATGAGCCAAAATAGGATCATATTCACGTACAAAACAATGTCCTACTGAGCTGGGCAGAAGGAGGATTATAAATGTGATTGTAAATCAGTTATAAGGCATTTTAGTAATTGAAGTGATTGTGTCAAAACCTGAACCTGAATAATACTGAGAAAAATTGCTGATGACAGAAAAATGCACAAGGCAAAACTTACAATCTTAGTGATTTACCTCATTTAGGAGATTAgggaaaaaatagtaataaaaatgacTTAGATTTCTTATGTTCAAAACTACAGTGGTATCACTGTAATGCATTTAGATGCATTATTTAAAGAATGAGTGTTTAGGGGAAAGACAAagatggaggcagagagacaaaacaAACTGTGAATTGCAAGGatttaaaatttcaaagtttTGTATAAATTTAATAGAGAGGTGGAGatggttttctttctctgatgGAAAACATGATGAGCtatttaagaataaaatttttCTATTGCCATCAGGACATCTGTGCACTTCTGCTTTAggtattttgaattaaaaaaaaaaataaaccataccaGTTGGCCCTGGGCATCCTCTTCCATGAGGAATCCTATAAATACCAAGGATATATCCATCCTTTGTCACAACATCATACTTTTCATAAGGATAGCCCCAGTAAGTAataatttgactctataaagaagaaaaaagaacatattcCTTCATGATGCAATTTGCTTTTTATACATACATTGCAACATAGTACTGTAATACTGTAAATAACAAATACAtagtacaataaataaaaaatcaattgtTCACCAATCTATGTATTAGGATGTATATACTGGGGAAAATGCAGAAatttgaaaaagatttcaaaaaaggTGACAGGCAAAACAAGTATCAGGTGACCTTGTATCCCAATGTGTTCAAAATAGTGTTTGGTTATGTCTATTGATTTAGTATTTGCAACACACAGTAATTGATTCTCAAAAAAGTTTGGCACAAATGTATATAGTGagctaataaataagtaatctgCTTCGAACTTTGACTTTAATGAACCCAGAAAGAAGTGGTTATTAGATCCAGAAGGAGACATTCACATCGAGGGCAGGAACTTGACTTAGCCGACCTCACAGGTACACAGCAAGGACAATAAAAACTTGATTTcacacttcctctttctttccatctcctgTTTAAGATTTACATtggatatatatattaaaaaccaatgggccaggcatggtggtgcacgcctttaatcccagcttttaggaggcagaggtagaaggatcaccatgagttcgaggccaccctgaggctacatagtgaattccaggtcagcctgagccagagtgagaccctaccttgaaaaacaaaaacaaaaacaaaaacaaaaacaaaaacaaaaacaatggatgagggagagagatttTGTCCAGGTCTTTATAGGTCATGCCCTTAATCAGAAATAAAAGCATAAAGGAACAGAATGAATTAGAAGGCTCAGTGGAAACTACTGCATACACAGACATGCATGGAAGCCAAGTGTACATGTTTAATACACATGCGCCACTTGATTAAGCCTTGTCAGAAGACTTTGAGATCACTGCAAACAGGCTAGAGTTGAGAAAACTGAAGTTTGGGGAAACTAATGGTTCATCAAAGATTCTACATCGGGAAGAGATAAGTATAAGATTAGTGAGAAAGTCAGTGCAATTCTAAAACTCTGTGCATTTATCTCAGTTGCCCACGTGCAACATACAGATACATGCTTGAGCTATGACACAGCATGGAGATGTAGTTTAACTGCCAACATTCTGGAGGTGGACTGTAAGGTATTCAATGGATTTTCTTCATCATTGGAATGAAACGTAGAGTACACACTGGCCacttgtcttctttgcttcccatCCCAAGACCA carries:
- the LOC101601094 gene encoding lipase member K isoform X2, translated to MWQLLAAACFSLLPGPIHGYKKGITTNPEAHMNISQIITYWGYPYEKYDVVTKDGYILGIYRIPHGRGCPGPTAPKPVVYLQHGLIASAGNWICNLPNNSLAFLLADNGYDVWLGNSRGNTWSRKHLILSPTSAEYWAFSLDEMAKYDLPATINLIIEKTGQEQLYYVGHSQGTTIAFIAFSTNPELAKRIKIFFALAPVVTVKYTRSPMKKLTTLSRKAVKSRLDVYFSQAPAGTSVQNMLHWAQAVNSGQLQAFDWGNPDQNMMHFHQLTPPLYNITKMEVPTAMWSGGQDVVADAKDTENLLPKVSNLIYYKVIPHYNHMDFYLGQDAPQEIYQDLIQLMKGCL